Proteins encoded by one window of Streptomyces sp. ALI-76-A:
- a CDS encoding penicillin-binding protein 2, whose product MNKPLRRIAIFCGLLVLALLIRDNWIQYVQADSLREDPDNRRVAIARYATPRGDIIVGGNPITGHTTTSSGDFKYKRTYKNGAMWAPVTGFVSQAYGANQLESLEDGILTGDDDRLFFRNTLDMITGKEREGGNVVTTLNSAAQKAAYEGLKARGKGAVVALEPSTGRILALASYPSYDPSTIAGSSDADAKAWKNLQKGNNPDDPMLNRALRETYPPGSTFKVVTAAAALENDLYGSADEKTDSPLPWTMPGTTTELPNEGNIPCKNATLRVALQYSCNTVFGKVGSDLGNDKMLAEAEKFGFNAEQFTPVRSSASVFSDGMNESQTALSSIGQYNTAATPLQMAMVASAIANNGTLMKPYMVDELQAHSVDVIEKTEPEELSQPLSAKNAQVLQDMMETVVKDGTGKNAQIEDVTVGGKTGTAQHGENNSKNPYAWFISYAKASDGSAPVAVAVVVEDENAVRDDISGGGLAAPIAKSVMEAVINSRK is encoded by the coding sequence ATGAACAAGCCCCTGCGCCGGATCGCGATCTTCTGCGGACTGCTCGTCCTGGCACTGCTCATCCGCGACAACTGGATCCAGTACGTCCAGGCCGACAGCCTGCGGGAGGATCCGGACAACCGCCGGGTCGCCATCGCGCGTTACGCCACCCCCCGGGGCGACATCATCGTCGGCGGCAACCCGATCACCGGGCACACGACGACCTCGTCGGGCGACTTCAAGTACAAGCGCACGTACAAGAACGGCGCGATGTGGGCGCCCGTCACCGGCTTCGTCTCGCAGGCCTACGGCGCCAACCAGTTGGAGTCCCTCGAGGACGGCATCCTCACCGGCGACGACGACCGGCTGTTCTTCCGCAACACCCTCGACATGATCACCGGCAAGGAGAGGGAGGGCGGCAACGTCGTCACCACCCTCAACTCGGCCGCGCAGAAAGCCGCGTACGAAGGTCTCAAGGCGCGGGGGAAGGGCGCTGTCGTGGCGCTGGAGCCGTCCACGGGGCGGATCCTCGCCCTGGCGTCCTACCCGTCGTACGACCCCTCGACGATCGCCGGCAGCAGCGACGCGGACGCCAAGGCGTGGAAGAACCTGCAAAAAGGCAACAACCCCGACGACCCCATGCTGAACCGCGCGCTGCGCGAGACCTACCCGCCGGGCTCCACCTTCAAGGTCGTCACCGCGGCCGCCGCGCTGGAGAACGACCTGTACGGGTCCGCGGACGAGAAGACCGACTCGCCGCTGCCGTGGACCATGCCGGGCACCACCACCGAGCTGCCGAACGAGGGCAACATCCCCTGCAAGAACGCCACGCTGCGGGTCGCCCTCCAGTACTCCTGCAACACCGTCTTCGGCAAGGTCGGCTCCGACCTCGGCAACGACAAGATGCTGGCGGAGGCCGAGAAGTTCGGCTTCAACGCCGAGCAGTTCACGCCGGTCCGCTCCAGCGCGTCGGTCTTCTCCGACGGCATGAACGAGTCGCAGACCGCGCTGTCCTCGATCGGCCAGTACAACACCGCCGCGACGCCGCTGCAGATGGCCATGGTGGCCTCGGCCATCGCCAACAACGGCACGCTGATGAAGCCGTACATGGTCGACGAGCTCCAGGCGCACAGCGTCGACGTCATCGAGAAGACCGAGCCGGAGGAGCTCAGCCAGCCGCTGTCGGCCAAGAACGCCCAGGTCCTCCAGGACATGATGGAAACCGTCGTCAAGGACGGCACGGGCAAGAACGCGCAGATCGAGGACGTCACCGTGGGCGGCAAGACGGGTACCGCCCAGCACGGCGAGAACAACAGCAAGAACCCGTACGCGTGGTTCATCTCGTACGCCAAGGCGTCCGACGGCAGTGCCCCGGTCGCCGTGGCCGTGGTGGTCGAGGACGAGAACGCCGTCCGTGACGACATCTCCGGCGGTGGCCTCGCGGCCCCGATCGCGAAGAGCGTGATGGAGGCGGTCATCAACAGCAGGAAGTGA
- a CDS encoding FtsW/RodA/SpoVE family cell cycle protein has protein sequence MSSTTNTSTQHTSTIGSIGTPSRRNTELALLAFAVVIPVFAYANVGLAINDQVPAGLLSYGLGLGLLAGIGHLVVRKFAPYADPLMLPLATLLNGIGLVVIWRLDQSKRLQRSSSYVEAAPRQLLYSAMGVALLVAVLILLKDHRVLQRYTYISMAGALFLLILPLVPGLGANIYGAKIWIKIPGLGTLQPGEFAKIALAVFFAGYLMVKRDALALASRRFMGLYLPRGRDLGPILVVWVISILILVFETDLGTSLLFFGMFIIMLYVATERTSWIVFGLLMSAVGAVGVASFEPHIQTRVQAWLDPMREFQLSRSGADDGIVHSEQAMQALWAFGSGGTLGTGLGQGNSDLIGFAANSDFILATFGEELGLAGVMAILLLYGLIVERGVRTALAARDPFGKLLAVGLSGAFALQVFVVAGGVMGLIPLTGMTLPFVAYGGSSVIANWALIGILLRISDTARRPAPSPAPTPDAEMTQVVRPS, from the coding sequence ATGAGCAGTACAACCAACACGTCGACGCAGCACACGTCCACGATCGGATCGATCGGCACGCCGAGCCGGCGCAACACCGAGCTCGCCCTGCTGGCGTTCGCGGTCGTCATCCCGGTCTTCGCGTATGCCAACGTGGGGCTGGCGATCAACGACCAGGTGCCCGCCGGGCTGCTGAGCTACGGCCTGGGCCTCGGCCTGCTGGCCGGCATCGGCCATCTCGTCGTACGGAAGTTCGCGCCCTACGCGGACCCCCTGATGCTGCCGTTGGCGACACTGCTGAACGGGATCGGGCTGGTCGTCATCTGGCGCTTGGATCAGTCGAAGCGACTCCAGCGGAGCAGCAGCTACGTCGAAGCGGCGCCGCGCCAGCTGCTGTACTCCGCGATGGGCGTCGCCCTGTTGGTCGCCGTGCTGATCCTCCTCAAGGACCACCGCGTCCTGCAGCGCTACACCTACATCTCCATGGCCGGCGCGCTGTTCCTGCTGATCCTCCCGCTTGTGCCCGGACTAGGCGCGAACATCTACGGCGCCAAGATCTGGATCAAGATCCCCGGCCTCGGCACGCTTCAGCCCGGCGAGTTCGCGAAGATCGCCCTCGCGGTGTTCTTCGCCGGCTACCTCATGGTCAAGAGAGACGCCCTGGCGCTGGCCAGCCGCCGGTTCATGGGCCTGTACCTGCCGCGCGGCCGCGACCTCGGTCCGATCCTCGTCGTCTGGGTGATCTCGATCCTCATCCTGGTGTTCGAGACCGACCTCGGAACTTCCCTGCTGTTCTTCGGGATGTTCATCATCATGCTGTACGTCGCCACCGAGCGGACCAGCTGGATCGTCTTCGGTCTGCTGATGTCTGCGGTCGGCGCCGTCGGCGTGGCCAGCTTCGAGCCGCACATCCAGACACGGGTGCAGGCCTGGCTCGACCCGATGCGCGAGTTCCAGCTCAGCCGCTCCGGGGCCGATGACGGCATCGTGCACTCCGAGCAGGCCATGCAGGCCCTGTGGGCCTTCGGCTCCGGCGGCACGCTCGGTACCGGCCTCGGGCAGGGCAACTCCGACCTCATCGGCTTCGCCGCCAACTCCGACTTCATCCTCGCCACCTTCGGCGAGGAGTTGGGTCTGGCGGGCGTCATGGCGATCCTGCTGCTCTACGGCCTGATCGTCGAGCGTGGCGTACGCACCGCGCTCGCGGCTCGGGACCCGTTCGGCAAGCTGCTGGCCGTGGGTCTGTCCGGCGCCTTCGCCCTCCAGGTCTTCGTCGTGGCCGGCGGTGTCATGGGCCTCATCCCGCTGACCGGTATGACCCTGCCGTTCGTGGCCTACGGCGGTTCCTCGGTCATCGCCAACTGGGCCCTGATCGGCATCCTGCTGCGCATCAGCGACACCGCACGCCGCCCGGCGCCCTCCCCCGCTCCCACCCCCGACGCCGAGATGACCCAGGTGGTCCGCCCGTCATGA
- a CDS encoding Stp1/IreP family PP2C-type Ser/Thr phosphatase, protein MYPEPTGEVRMSLSLRFAAGSHKGMIREGNEDSGYAGPRLLAIADGMGGAAAGEVASSEAISTIVALDDDVPGSDLLTSLGTAVQRANDQLRAMVEDDPQLEGMGTTLTALLWTGQRLGLVHVGDSRAYLLRDGVLTQITQDHTWVQRLVDEGRITEEEATTHPQRSLLMRALGSGDHVEPDLSIREVRAGDRYLICSDGLSGVVSHQTLEETLASYQGPQETVQELIQLALRGGGPDNITVIVADVLDLDTGDTLAGQLSDTPVVVGAVAENQNQLNDNGYMQTPAGRASGLGRQVPGQGGGGGEFGPPGSGDTTGYIPESSFGDYGDDDFVKPRKGRKWLKRSFYIVLTLGVIGGGLYGGYRWTQTQYYVGTNGEHVALYRGISQDLAWVSLSKVAKDHPEIELKYLPPYQQELVEGTIAEGDLKNAQKKIDELSVQATACKKRAEQQAAESRNNSQTGEGEAGGTTGTTRTSLTSKATPTPNPSGSASTSPSPSTTAPTTSPGPTLSEEEQKVVSQCGTQ, encoded by the coding sequence ATGTACCCGGAGCCGACGGGCGAGGTGCGCATGAGTCTGTCACTGCGCTTCGCCGCCGGATCGCACAAAGGCATGATCCGGGAGGGCAACGAGGACTCCGGATACGCCGGTCCGCGCCTGCTCGCCATCGCCGACGGCATGGGTGGCGCGGCGGCCGGTGAGGTCGCCTCCTCCGAGGCCATCTCCACCATCGTCGCCCTCGACGACGACGTTCCCGGCTCCGACCTCCTCACCTCGCTCGGCACCGCCGTCCAGCGCGCCAACGACCAGCTGCGCGCGATGGTGGAGGACGATCCACAGCTCGAGGGCATGGGCACGACGCTCACCGCCCTGCTGTGGACCGGCCAGCGGCTCGGTCTCGTGCACGTCGGCGACTCGCGCGCGTACCTGCTCCGGGACGGCGTCCTCACCCAGATCACGCAGGACCACACCTGGGTGCAGCGGCTCGTCGACGAGGGCCGCATCACCGAGGAGGAGGCCACCACCCATCCGCAGCGCTCCCTGCTGATGCGCGCGCTGGGCAGTGGTGACCACGTCGAGCCCGACCTCTCCATCCGCGAGGTCCGCGCGGGCGACCGCTACCTGATCTGCTCCGACGGCCTGTCAGGGGTCGTGTCGCACCAGACCCTGGAAGAGACCCTGGCCAGCTACCAGGGCCCCCAGGAGACCGTGCAGGAGCTCATCCAGCTCGCGCTGCGCGGCGGCGGCCCGGACAACATCACGGTCATCGTCGCGGACGTCCTGGACCTCGACACCGGCGACACCCTCGCCGGGCAGCTGTCCGACACCCCGGTCGTGGTCGGCGCGGTGGCCGAGAACCAGAACCAGCTGAACGACAACGGTTACATGCAGACCCCGGCCGGGCGCGCCTCCGGGCTCGGCCGTCAGGTGCCCGGACAGGGCGGCGGAGGCGGCGAGTTCGGCCCGCCCGGCTCCGGCGACACCACCGGCTACATCCCCGAGAGCAGCTTCGGCGACTACGGCGACGACGACTTCGTCAAACCCCGCAAAGGCCGCAAGTGGCTGAAGAGATCCTTCTACATCGTGCTCACGCTGGGGGTCATCGGCGGCGGCCTCTACGGCGGTTACCGCTGGACGCAGACGCAGTACTACGTCGGCACCAACGGTGAGCACGTGGCGCTGTACCGGGGCATCAGCCAGGACCTGGCCTGGGTGTCGCTCTCGAAGGTGGCCAAGGACCACCCCGAGATCGAACTCAAGTACCTGCCGCCGTACCAGCAGGAGCTGGTCGAGGGCACGATCGCCGAAGGTGATCTGAAGAACGCTCAGAAGAAGATCGACGAGCTGTCCGTGCAGGCCACCGCATGCAAGAAGCGGGCCGAGCAGCAGGCGGCCGAGAGCCGGAACAACTCCCAGACCGGCGAGGGCGAGGCCGGAGGCACCACGGGAACCACCCGCACCTCCCTCACGTCCAAGGCGACACCGACGCCGAACCCGTCGGGCTCGGCGTCGACCTCACCGTCCCCGTCCACGACCGCACCCACTACCAGCCCCGGCCCCACTCTCTCGGAGGAAGAGCAGAAGGTCGTCTCGCAGTGCGGTACGCAGTAG
- a CDS encoding FHA domain-containing protein — translation MSELTLTVMRLGFLAVLWLFVIVAVQVIRSDLFGTRVTQRGARRESGRQQQAARQAAPPPQRQQAAGGRQRRNAPTKLVVTEGTLTGTTVALQGQTITLGRAHDSTIVLDDDYASSRHARIYPDRDGQWIVEDLGSTNGTYLDRARLTTPTPIAPGAPLRIGKTVIELRK, via the coding sequence ATGTCAGAGCTGACCCTCACGGTCATGCGGCTGGGTTTTCTGGCCGTTCTGTGGCTGTTCGTGATCGTGGCCGTGCAGGTCATCCGCAGCGATCTGTTCGGTACGCGTGTCACCCAGCGCGGGGCGCGGCGGGAGAGCGGGCGGCAGCAGCAGGCCGCCCGGCAGGCCGCGCCGCCGCCACAGCGCCAGCAGGCCGCCGGCGGCCGCCAGCGCCGTAACGCTCCCACCAAGCTGGTGGTGACGGAGGGCACACTCACCGGCACCACCGTCGCGCTCCAGGGGCAGACCATCACGCTGGGCCGGGCGCACGACAGCACCATCGTGCTGGACGACGACTACGCCTCCAGCCGCCATGCCAGGATCTATCCGGACCGCGACGGCCAGTGGATCGTCGAGGACCTGGGCTCCACCAACGGCACGTACCTCGACCGAGCGCGGCTGACGACCCCTACACCGATCGCACCGGGCGCGCCCCTCCGCATCGGCAAGACCGTCATCGAGCTGCGGAAGTAG
- a CDS encoding DUF3662 and FHA domain-containing protein: MGVLKKFEQRLEGLVNGTFAKVFKSEVQPVEIAGALQRECDNNATIWNRDRTVVPNDFIVELSTPDFERLSPYSGQLGDELAGMVRDYAKQQRYTFMGPIKVHLEKADDLDTGLYRVRSRTLASSTDQQASAPAAPAVRPGPAVPGAPGGYGYPPAAAPTGAPPMPAAPPPGGRPGGYGYPQPVGGQRPPAAPAPAAGGRMRHWIEINGTRHQISRATLVLGRSTEADVRIDDPGVSRRHCEIRTGTPSTIQDLGSTNGIVVDGQHTTRATLRDGSRIVVGSTTIIYRQAEG; this comes from the coding sequence ATGGGAGTCCTGAAGAAATTCGAGCAGCGTCTCGAAGGTCTGGTCAACGGCACCTTCGCCAAGGTGTTCAAGTCCGAGGTGCAGCCCGTGGAGATCGCGGGAGCGCTCCAGCGCGAGTGTGACAACAACGCCACCATCTGGAACCGCGACCGGACCGTCGTCCCCAACGACTTCATCGTGGAACTGAGCACGCCGGACTTCGAGCGGCTCAGCCCCTACTCCGGCCAGCTGGGCGACGAGCTCGCCGGCATGGTGCGCGACTACGCCAAGCAGCAGCGCTACACCTTCATGGGCCCCATCAAGGTCCACCTGGAGAAGGCGGACGACCTCGACACCGGTCTGTACCGGGTGCGCAGCCGTACGCTCGCCTCCTCCACCGACCAGCAGGCCTCCGCGCCCGCGGCCCCGGCCGTACGGCCGGGTCCCGCGGTTCCGGGCGCTCCCGGCGGCTACGGCTACCCGCCGGCCGCCGCGCCCACCGGCGCCCCGCCCATGCCGGCCGCGCCGCCCCCCGGCGGCCGCCCCGGCGGTTACGGCTACCCGCAGCCCGTGGGCGGACAGCGGCCCCCGGCCGCACCCGCTCCCGCGGCCGGCGGTCGTATGCGCCACTGGATCGAGATCAACGGCACCCGCCATCAGATCTCCCGCGCGACGCTCGTGCTGGGCCGCAGCACCGAGGCCGACGTGCGGATCGACGACCCCGGCGTCTCCCGCCGGCACTGCGAGATCCGGACCGGAACGCCCTCGACGATCCAGGATCTCGGCTCCACCAACGGCATCGTGGTGGACGGACAGCACACCACCCGCGCTACGCTCCGCGACGGCTCGCGGATCGTCGTGGGCAGTACCACCATCATTTACCGGCAAGCCGAAGGGTGA
- a CDS encoding GNAT family N-acetyltransferase, with the protein MSSTASPFPDRIRLTGEGLVLRDWTEADLTLMPDLFDHPDIAYWTPIVSPFDEAAARVRLDRDRRLRAEGTTILLAITVDGRAPLGEVMLRRAPEGMEIGYAVGPAHRGQGLAVRAVRVMARYAFEQLGADQVILELEAENAASVAVATKAGFSLLDVPLIEGEEKGRPFALQTWGLRPTS; encoded by the coding sequence ATGAGCAGCACCGCTTCACCCTTCCCCGATCGCATCCGGCTCACGGGGGAAGGTCTGGTCCTGCGTGACTGGACGGAAGCCGACCTGACCCTGATGCCGGATCTGTTCGACCATCCCGACATCGCGTACTGGACGCCGATCGTCTCCCCCTTCGACGAAGCGGCCGCTCGCGTACGGCTGGACCGGGACCGGCGACTGCGGGCGGAGGGCACGACCATCCTGCTCGCCATAACCGTCGACGGCCGCGCGCCGCTCGGTGAGGTGATGCTGCGGCGCGCCCCGGAGGGCATGGAGATCGGCTACGCGGTCGGCCCGGCCCACCGCGGCCAAGGGCTGGCGGTCCGAGCGGTGCGGGTGATGGCCAGGTACGCCTTCGAGCAGCTGGGCGCGGATCAAGTGATCCTGGAGCTGGAGGCCGAGAACGCCGCCAGCGTCGCCGTGGCCACCAAGGCCGGCTTCAGCCTGCTTGACGTGCCGCTGATCGAGGGCGAGGAGAAGGGGCGGCCCTTCGCCCTGCAGACGTGGGGTCTGCGGCCGACTTCGTGA
- a CDS encoding NAD(P)H-dependent oxidoreductase, protein MATLLHIDSSVFPTDMSSSRAVTDAFRRTWEEQHPGGTVVYRDLATDPVAHITADAHSAGFADPATHTPGQVAAFAERVKLIEELEQADAVLIGAPMYNFSIPSTLKAWLDNVILIGRTAMTEDSKVKGTPVTVVASRGGSYAPGTPREGYEYVQTYLKAVLADTLAVDLDFIVPELTMAPQNPAMSELLPLYEASRERALQDATTKAKHLAERLAA, encoded by the coding sequence ATGGCCACGCTGCTGCACATCGACTCCTCCGTCTTCCCGACCGACATGTCCTCCTCCCGCGCGGTGACGGACGCCTTCCGCCGGACGTGGGAGGAGCAGCACCCGGGGGGCACGGTGGTCTACCGCGACCTCGCCACCGATCCCGTCGCGCACATCACCGCCGACGCCCACAGCGCCGGCTTCGCCGATCCCGCCACGCACACTCCCGGGCAGGTGGCCGCCTTCGCCGAGCGCGTGAAGCTGATCGAGGAGCTGGAGCAGGCCGACGCGGTGCTGATCGGCGCCCCGATGTACAACTTCTCCATCCCGTCCACCCTCAAGGCATGGCTGGACAACGTGATCCTCATCGGCCGCACCGCCATGACCGAGGACTCGAAGGTCAAGGGCACCCCGGTCACGGTCGTCGCGAGCCGCGGAGGGTCCTACGCGCCGGGCACCCCGCGCGAGGGCTACGAGTACGTGCAGACGTACCTGAAAGCGGTTCTGGCCGACACCCTCGCCGTGGACCTCGACTTCATCGTCCCGGAACTCACTATGGCCCCGCAGAACCCGGCGATGTCCGAGCTGCTCCCCCTCTATGAGGCCTCCCGCGAGCGCGCCCTCCAGGACGCCACCACCAAAGCGAAGCACCTGGCCGAACGCCTCGCCGCATAA
- a CDS encoding helix-turn-helix domain-containing protein, which yields MTIEQSHDPAACKQVDTGITRVFQLLGKRWTGAIVSVLTNGPAYFVDLRRAIPGISERMLSDRLTELGAARLVVRDVDEGPPLRVSYRLTEAGAALEPALGLLAQWAKEHLPEGERPAGC from the coding sequence ATGACGATCGAGCAGAGCCACGACCCGGCGGCCTGCAAGCAGGTCGACACGGGCATCACCCGGGTCTTCCAGCTGCTCGGAAAGCGCTGGACCGGCGCGATCGTGTCCGTCCTGACCAACGGGCCCGCGTACTTCGTCGACCTGCGCCGGGCCATCCCCGGCATCAGCGAGCGCATGCTCTCCGACCGGCTGACCGAACTCGGCGCCGCGCGCCTGGTCGTGCGCGACGTCGACGAGGGGCCGCCGCTGCGGGTGTCCTACCGGCTGACCGAGGCGGGAGCGGCGCTGGAACCCGCGCTGGGACTCCTCGCGCAGTGGGCGAAGGAGCATCTGCCGGAGGGGGAGCGGCCCGCAGGGTGCTGA
- a CDS encoding DUF2252 domain-containing protein, with protein sequence MTEIGAETAAGAESAGADAVPDRKAAVSGGNARRLPPVRGFAQWPAEGTPKEEGKALRHRIPRAAHADLDLDGGRPDAVSAVEESSRGRLPGLTPIRVGRMAATPFAFLRGAAGLMAYDLARTPMTGIRAQICGDAHAANFGLYGDARGGLVIDLNDFDETVHGPWEWDLKRLATSLVLAGRVAGVDEDICRKAAHDVAGAYRRTMRLLARLPVLDAWNAIADEELVSHTDAHDLLGTLERVSEKARANTSGRFAAKSTESTEDGGRRFVDAPPVLRRVPDAEAAAVAASLEEYVTTLSEDRRPLLARHAVQDVAFRVVGTGSVGTRSYVVLLLDHRGEPLILQVKEARPSALVPHLVTAGFEVPSVDHEGRRVVLGQKRMQVVSDSLLGWTSVEGRPFQVRQFRNRKGSVDPAALTADQIDDYGRMTGALLARAHAHSADPRLIAGYCGKNEELDEAIATFAVAYADRTEADHADLVAAVRAGRIAAEEGV encoded by the coding sequence ATGACCGAGATCGGTGCTGAGACGGCGGCGGGCGCGGAGTCGGCGGGGGCGGACGCGGTCCCTGACCGGAAGGCGGCGGTGAGTGGCGGGAACGCCCGACGGCTGCCGCCGGTGCGGGGCTTCGCCCAGTGGCCGGCCGAGGGGACGCCCAAGGAGGAGGGCAAGGCGCTGCGGCACCGGATTCCGCGCGCCGCGCACGCCGACCTCGACCTGGACGGTGGACGTCCCGACGCGGTGAGCGCGGTCGAGGAGTCGAGCCGTGGCCGGCTTCCCGGGCTCACGCCGATCCGGGTCGGCAGGATGGCGGCCACCCCCTTCGCGTTCCTGCGCGGAGCGGCCGGCCTCATGGCGTACGACCTGGCCCGCACGCCCATGACGGGGATCCGCGCGCAGATCTGCGGTGACGCCCACGCGGCCAACTTCGGCCTGTACGGCGACGCGCGCGGCGGCCTGGTCATCGATCTGAACGACTTCGACGAAACGGTCCACGGCCCCTGGGAGTGGGACCTCAAGCGTCTCGCCACCTCACTCGTGCTGGCCGGCCGGGTGGCGGGCGTCGACGAGGACATCTGCCGCAAGGCGGCGCACGACGTGGCGGGCGCGTACCGCCGCACGATGCGGCTGCTCGCCAGGCTCCCGGTCCTGGACGCGTGGAACGCCATCGCGGACGAGGAACTCGTCTCCCACACCGACGCCCACGACCTGCTCGGCACGCTGGAACGGGTCTCCGAGAAGGCGCGGGCCAACACCAGCGGGCGCTTCGCCGCGAAGTCGACGGAGTCCACCGAGGACGGCGGCCGCCGCTTCGTCGACGCCCCACCGGTGCTGCGGCGCGTTCCGGACGCGGAGGCCGCTGCGGTGGCCGCGTCCCTGGAGGAGTACGTCACCACGCTCTCCGAGGACCGCCGCCCGCTGCTGGCCCGCCACGCGGTGCAGGACGTCGCCTTCCGCGTCGTCGGCACCGGCAGCGTCGGCACCCGGTCCTACGTCGTGCTGCTCCTGGACCACCGGGGAGAGCCGCTCATCCTCCAGGTCAAGGAGGCCCGTCCGTCCGCGCTGGTGCCGCATCTGGTGACGGCGGGCTTCGAGGTGCCCTCCGTCGACCACGAGGGACGCCGGGTGGTCCTGGGCCAGAAGCGTATGCAGGTGGTCAGCGACAGCCTGCTGGGCTGGACGTCGGTCGAGGGGCGGCCCTTCCAGGTGCGGCAGTTCCGCAACCGCAAGGGCAGCGTCGACCCCGCGGCGCTGACCGCCGACCAGATCGACGACTACGGCCGGATGACCGGCGCCCTCCTGGCCCGGGCCCACGCCCACAGCGCCGACCCGCGCCTGATCGCCGGGTACTGCGGCAAGAACGAGGAACTGGACGAGGCGATCGCCACGTTCGCGGTGGCCTACGCCGACCGCACAGAGGCGGACCACGCGGACCTGGTGGCGGCGGTACGGGCGGGGCGGATCGCGGCGGAGGAGGGGGTGTGA
- a CDS encoding rhodanese-like domain-containing protein encodes MPTVEVTDLKDGDFLLDVREDDEWQAGHAEGALHIPMSDFVSRYGELTEAAPQDGRVHVICRSGGRSAQVAMYLVQQGIDAVNVDGGMQVWAAEGRPVVTDEGRAGFVL; translated from the coding sequence GTGCCCACGGTCGAGGTCACGGACCTCAAGGACGGCGATTTCCTGCTGGACGTCCGCGAGGACGACGAGTGGCAGGCGGGTCACGCCGAGGGGGCGCTGCACATCCCCATGAGCGACTTCGTCTCCCGGTACGGCGAGCTGACCGAGGCGGCGCCGCAGGACGGGCGGGTCCACGTGATCTGCCGCTCCGGCGGACGTTCGGCGCAGGTCGCGATGTACCTCGTCCAGCAGGGCATCGACGCCGTGAACGTCGACGGCGGTATGCAGGTGTGGGCGGCCGAGGGTCGTCCCGTCGTGACGGACGAGGGCCGGGCGGGCTTCGTCCTCTGA
- a CDS encoding acyl-CoA dehydrogenase family protein: MDFTFTDEQQAAAEAARGVLAGVVPDAVPSPALTAGAVADDFDRPLWATLADADLLSLVAAPEYGGAGLDAIALCLVLREAAKVLARVPLLEHSAAMAAVQAHGGAELRSALLARAGRGEVVLTVAASGRTGHDPAELSVTARQEGQEWVLDGVQTAVPWAYGADLVVVPAHTDVGRTVLALVPRPHAGVALAEQISTTGELLGELRLESARIADRDVIDADGAWEWLRDLLAVGTCALALGLGERVLRMTGDYTSKREQFGYPIATFQAVAVQAADRYIDLRAMEVTLWQAAWRLGTAAQGTLPVSGDVAVAKIWAAEGVRRVVQTAQHLHGGFGADVDYPLHRYHAWAKHLELSLGPASAHEEALGDLLAAHPLA, from the coding sequence GTGGACTTCACCTTCACCGACGAGCAGCAGGCGGCAGCCGAGGCGGCCCGGGGGGTGCTGGCCGGGGTCGTTCCGGACGCGGTGCCCAGTCCGGCCCTCACCGCGGGAGCCGTCGCCGACGACTTCGACCGCCCGCTGTGGGCCACGCTCGCCGACGCGGACCTGCTCAGCCTGGTGGCGGCACCGGAGTACGGCGGTGCGGGCCTGGACGCCATCGCGCTGTGCCTGGTGCTGCGTGAGGCGGCGAAAGTGCTGGCGCGGGTGCCGCTGCTGGAGCACAGCGCTGCCATGGCCGCCGTACAGGCCCATGGCGGGGCGGAGTTGCGGTCCGCGCTGCTGGCCCGGGCCGGTCGCGGGGAGGTCGTGCTGACGGTCGCCGCGAGCGGTCGCACCGGTCACGATCCGGCGGAACTCTCCGTCACCGCACGGCAGGAGGGGCAGGAATGGGTGCTGGACGGGGTGCAGACGGCGGTGCCGTGGGCGTACGGCGCCGACCTCGTCGTCGTACCGGCCCACACCGACGTCGGCCGGACCGTCCTCGCGCTGGTCCCCCGCCCGCACGCCGGCGTCGCTCTGGCCGAGCAGATCTCCACCACCGGTGAACTGCTCGGCGAACTGCGCCTGGAGTCGGCGCGGATCGCGGACCGGGACGTCATCGACGCCGACGGCGCCTGGGAGTGGCTGCGCGATCTGCTGGCCGTCGGGACGTGCGCGCTGGCACTGGGGCTGGGCGAACGGGTGCTGCGGATGACCGGTGACTACACCAGCAAGCGGGAGCAGTTCGGGTATCCGATCGCCACCTTCCAGGCCGTCGCCGTCCAGGCCGCCGACCGCTATATCGATCTGCGGGCCATGGAGGTCACCCTGTGGCAGGCCGCGTGGCGGCTCGGCACGGCGGCCCAGGGCACGCTGCCCGTCTCCGGTGATGTGGCCGTCGCCAAGATCTGGGCGGCCGAGGGTGTCCGGAGGGTGGTGCAGACGGCACAGCATCTGCACGGCGGGTTCGGCGCCGACGTCGACTATCCGCTGCACCGCTACCACGCCTGGGCCAAGCACCTCGAACTGTCGCTCGGCCCGGCTTCGGCACACGAGGAGGCCTTGGGCGACCTGCTGGCGGCACACCCCCTGGCCTGA